CTCGACCCGCTGAGCCTGGCGCTGAACCTGGAAGCCAACGTGCTGATTCGTGACCGCGCCTTCAACCAGCAGCTGTACCAGAGCCTGGAAGCCCTGGCACGAGACCATTGCCAAACCATGCCGGCCAAGCGCAAGCCGCGCCTGTGGTTGTGGCGCCTGACCGTGGGGTTTCTGGTGTTCCATGTCATGCGCCACTTTCCCGCGCTGGCGAGTTGGTTGCCGGCACACAAGCCGCGTTTGAAACCCATTGAGAGTCCGGCCCATGACGTCTGAGAAAAACGGCTCACGGTTCCAGCGCTGGAAGAAGCCTCTGACCATTGCGTTCTTCCTGCTGCTGATCGTGCTCTTCACCCTGCTTGCCCGGCGCATCGACTGGAGCGAAGTGCTGCAGACGTTGAGCGACTTCAAAGTCAGCACATTGCTGATCGCCGGCGCGCTGACGCTGTGCAGTTTTATCGTGTACGCCTGCTTCGATCTGATCGGCCGGACCTACATTCGCCAGCCCCTGCGCTGGAAGCAGATCCTGCCGGTGGGCATTATCAGTTATGCGTTCAACCTCAATCTGAGCGCCTGGGTCGGCGGCATCGCCATGCGTTACCGGCTGTATTCGCGATTGGGGGTGAGCACCAGCAATATCGCCAAGATCCTCGGCCTGAGCCTGGCCACCAATTGGTTCGGCTATATGGCCTTGGCCGGGGTAGTGTTCAGCAGCGGGCTGGTCACCCTGCCACCAGGTTGGAAGCTCAGCACCGGCGCCCTGCAAGGTGTGGGCGTGTTGCTGGTGATCGCGAGCCTGGGTTACCTGGCGGCGTGCCGGTTTTCGAAAAAACGTGCGTGGTCGATCCGCGGCATCGAGATCAATTTGCCGTCGCTGCGCATGGCCTGCCTGCAACTGGCCCTGGGCGCCTTGAACTGGTCACTCATGGCAGCGGTTATTTTTACCTTGCTGCCCGCCAAACTCGATTACCCGCTGGTATTGGGCGTGTTGCTGATCAGCGCGATTGCCGGTGTGGTCACCCATATACCCGCCGGGCTTGGGGTGTTGGAGGCAGTGTTTATCGGGTTGTTACAGCATGAGGCGTCGCGCGGGAGTCTGCTGGCCGGGTTGATCGCGTATCGGGCAATCTACTTTATTTGCCCATTGCTGATTGCGTTGGTGATGTACCTGGGGGTGGAGGCCAAGGCCAAGGCGTTGCGGGTGAAGAAGACACCCGCTTAACGTCTATCGGGATTGGATAATGCTCAACCGCTCACCCACTACCATTTCGGTAATCCAGTCCACCAGGATCGAGGTATAGGCCTGTTGCGACACCGGGTCGCTCAAGGCATGGTCCGCGCCGTCGATGATGCGGTGGGTCAGGGAATGAGTCTGCTGGCACGCCGCGCGATAACTCATGATGGTGGCATGGGGCACATGGTCGTCGGTTTCCGATTCGACAATCAGCACATCACCGGTAAATTGCGCGCAGGCGTGCAGGGCACGGTTGGTTTCGGCACGCACCAAGGTGCCGCGGTAATCCATCAGGTCGGCTTTATCCAGCTCGCGCTTGGGCTTGAGCCATTCCTGGTCGCGGTACAGCGCGGGCACCCGCAGCGCCAGCCAACGCACCGGGCGCAACGAAGTGAGAATCGCCGCCAGGTATCCGCCGTAGCTGGTGCCCACCACCGCCACTGCCGAGGTGTCGATGGCAGGGTGGGACAGCAGCCGGTCGTAGGCGGCCAGCAGGTCGCGCAGGTTGTCTTCGCGGGTGACGCGCGATAAGGGAATGCCGGTGCCGGCGTGCCCCCGCAGGTCGAAGGTCAGGCATACGCAACCCAGCCCCGCTATACCTTTGGCGCGGTCCAGGTCGCGCTCCTGGCTGCCGCCCCAACCGTGCACAAACAATACGCCGGGCACTTTGGACTTGGGGCTGAGGAATGTCCCACTCATCTGTTCGTCATCTACATCGATACTGATGCTCTCGCTTCTAGCCGTCATAAGATTGAACCGTCACGTACTTGAGAAGAAAGTCGCTGTTTTCGGCGGGGCCTCGGTACACCTCAATGGCATCCGCCGGCAGCGCTTGATCCACGTAGGTTTCCACCGAGGACACGCGGATGGCCTTGAGGCTCGGGTTGTTGATGAAACTCTGCAGCGCCGCGACTTCCGCGCTGCTGGCCCCGCCCATGCGCCAGGACTGTTCGAGCACGCCGCTACGGCGCTGGCCGTTACTGTCCAGGCCCTGGGCGATGTCGTAATTGCGCCGCGAGGCGTAGAACCCCGGGTAGGCTTCGTCGGCAGCATTATCGAAAACCCGGGCTTGCTCGATGGCTTGCCGCACATCGTCAGGCAGGGCCAATTGCAGCAAGTCTTCATAGTAGCCGGGCACGACCAGCAGGTTGGATCCGCCGTAGACCTCCTCGCCCTGCCCGTCCTGGGTCAGGTATTGCTCGCCGCAATAGCTGAATACGTGCTCACCGATAAAGCTCTGGCCCACGCTGTGGGTAACCACGTCGTGCAGGTCTTGTTCCAGCACCACGCCGGCGCTGAACAACTTTGCGGCGTCAGGACGCGCCACTATCGCGTCGAACTCATCGAGACTGTGGATAACTTCCTGGCCCCGTCCAGCACAGGCGTGCACCGGTTTCATACGGATCGGGCCACTATAGAGCAAGCGCGCGGCGGCGGGCTTGGCGTCTTCCAGGGCGAACACACTCAAGCCATCCAACACAACGTCGCGTACGCGCTCGCAGAAGATCGGCGACCAACCTTCAGGTGCCTTTGCTTCAGGGCTCAACAGGCCGTGGCTGATCGCTTTGGTACAAATGAAATCGTGATCGACATAGCCCCCCCACAAATCTTCCGGCCCTCTGACGTCAAGCTTCAACGCCAGGGCGGGACCGACCAGAGTTTGCGTGGGTAGCAGGTACAGCTCGCGACCGGCGTGCATCTGGGGGTCGTAACTGCCACCAAACTTGAGCCCCAATATCTGCGCCAGCCAGCGGGCCAATGCGCGGTTGGTTTCAACCTCATGCAATGGCGCACCTTCGCGCGTCGAGTGTGCGACCACCAATTTGTTGCGATTTGTCGGGGTCATGCGTCCCCCTTGGCTATCCCGCCATGTGTGTGGTGGGAAAGTTGCAGGGATCAGGCCAACGCCGCTTTGTGAGGGATGTTTCTTAAATCAATGAGTTGCACTAAAAGCGATGGCAGTTAGCCTGCTCTATTCTGCACGACGATGCCCCAAATCCCCTGCGTTCTGCACGATTCAAACACCAAACCGGGTGCGGTAGTCGCTGGGGGTCAAGCCAGTAATCTTCTTGAAAATTGCACGAAAAGCGCTGGGGTCCTGATAACCCACGGTCCAGGCGATGTGGTCGATCGTGCCGTTGGTGAACTCCAGCATCTGCCGCGCCTTGCCGACCCGCAGATGCTGGCAGTACTCGGTGGGTTTAAGCCCCGTCGCACTGCGAAAACGGCGCAAAAACGTGCGCTCTTCCAGGTTTGCCTCCTGCGCCATCGCCGCCACCGAAACATCCACTGCGCCACTGGCTTGCAGCCAATGTTGGACCTTCAGGATCGCACTGTCGCCATGCCTGAGGATCGGCGCAAAGTTGCTTGCGCACTGGCGGGCACTGTCGCTGTGTTCGATCACCAGAAAACGCGCAGTGTCGGCGGCGACACTGGGACCCATCAGCCGGTCGACCAGGCGCAGGCCCAGTTCGGACCAAGCCATCAGCCCGGCGGTGGTGATCAGGTCGCCGTCATCGACGATGGGTTTATCCGCTTCCAGGCGCACTGCCGGGTAACGGGCTGCGAAGGATTCCGAGGACGACCAGTGAGCGGTGGCGCTGCGCCCATCCAACAGACCGCTACGCGCCAACATGATCGAGCCAATGCACACACCACCAAGCACCGTGCCAGCGGCATGCTGCTGGCGGATCCACTCCAGCAGTGCCGGCGGCGCCTGGTCTTCGGTGAACTCGCCAATCGACGGCGGTACCAGCAGAGCCATCATCGGTTGGGCCGGCGCTGGGTCGCTGTCGAACACGCGCGCAGGCGTGCCGTGGGCGTCCACCTGCCAGTGGCTGACCCGCAGCAGCGGCAGTTGCGCAGATTGGTACTCGGCGGCGATGCGATTGGCGACCCCAAACAGGTCGGTCAGGCCATGCACGGCGGCCAGTTGCGCGCCCTGATAGATCAATACACCCAGTTCGAGCGTCGCGCGTTCCACGGCCATTGTCAGTTTTCCCCCTGTTATTGTCGGTGCGGCCAATTCTCAACCTCGGCGCCAGCTAAGATACTGGGCCCATCAACCCATCAGGAGGCAACATACATGGCCAAGCAAGCGCTCATCCTAATCGATATCCAGAACGACTACTTCCCTCAGGGCAAGTGGCCGCTTGACGGCGTAGAAGCCGCGGCGGACAAGGCGGCGCAGGTGCTACAGGCATTTCGACAGGCAGGCGATGCAGTGATTCATGTACGCCATGAGTTTGAAGGCGACGACGCGCCTTTCTTCACGCCCGGCTCCGACGGCGCCCGCTTGCACGACAAGGTGTTGAACGAGGGTGATGAACCGGTAGTGCTCAAGCATTTTGTGAATGCGTTTCGCCAAACCAACCTGCGCGAGTTGCTGGAGCAGCGCAGCATCACCGATCTGGTGGTGGTCGGCAGCATGAGTCATATGTGTGTGGACGCCGTGGTGCGGGCGGCGGCGGACCTGGGCTATAAGGTCACGGTGATCCATGACGCTTGTGCTACTCGCGATCAGGCATTCAACGGCCAGGTGATTCCAGCGGCGCAGGTGCATGGGGCGTACATGGCATCCCTGGCATTTGGCTATGCGGGCGTCATGTCGGCGCAGGAATACTTGCAGACGCAAACGGCGGCCGCGTGACCGCCACTTACGCCGATCACGTTAGCGTGTCGCGATGATGAACAGGCGCGGAAACGGCAGCAACACAGTGCCATCGGCCAAGGCTGGATAAGCCTGGGCAATTCGCGCCTGGTATTGCTGCAGGAAGGCGGCCTTTTCATCGTCGGTCAACGGCGCAAGAAAGGGCCGCAATGCCGACGCCTTGAACCACTCCACCACCGCCGCATGATCTGCCAACGGGTGCTGGTAGGTGGTGCGCCACACATCCACCGTACTGCAGTGCTTGCTCAGCAACTCGTAGTAGTAACTCGCGGTATGCCGCTCATTGTGTTTGACCGCGCCGATCTTCGCCGACCATGGGCCGTCGGCCGCAACGTCGCGGGCCAACCGGTGGGCGGGCTCGTCGAGATTGTCCGGGGTTTGCACCGCCAGCGTACCGCCGGGGTTCAGTTGATTGACCAAGTGCGGGTATAGCCCGGCGTGGTCGGGCAGCCATTGCAGTGAGGCATTGGCCAGGATCACATCGAATTTTTGTGCTGGACTCCAGGCGCCGATATCTGCCAACTCGAAGCTCAACGCCGGCAAGCGCTCGCGGGCGTCGGCCAGCATGTCGTCGGAGCTGTCCATGCCGGTGACTCGCGCTTGGGGAAAGCGCTCGGCCAGTACCGCTGTGGAGTTGCCCGGCCCGCAGCCCAAGTCGACGGCAGTGCGCACGTCGGTTTCGGGAATCGCCGCCACCAGGTCACGGACCGGGCGAGTGCGCTGTTGTTCGAACAGGGTGTACTGCTTGGCAGACCAGGTCATCGCTGCTGTCCTTCTTTTTAGAGAGGGCTACAGCCTAAATCTTATGACCCATGAGAACAAATACCGCCCTGTTACAACAAGCGTTCTATTGGCGTGATGGGTGGCCACCTGGACCGCACGGCTCAATCGTGGAGACAGCCGATCAAAACGCAGAGGGCTGAGGCTGCCATTGTTGCGCGGTGAGGGGGTTCTCCAACTCCATCTGTATCAACTGGCCAACGGTTTGCCCGACCTTTTGCACGGCCATCTCGACCTTGCGGGTGGGTGGGTTGGCGAAGTTCAGCCGGATGCAATTACGGTATTTTCCCGCTGCCGAGAAAATATTGCCGTTGGCCACCTGCACATCCTGCGCTTCCAACAGTCGGTTGAGGGCGTAGGTATCGAACTCCCCGGGCAATTCGACCCACAGCGTAAAGCCGCCCTGAGGCTGGCTGACGCGGGTCCCCGCCGGGAAATAGCGGTTGACCCATTCACTCATCAGATCGCCGTTGCGCTTGTATTGCTTGCGCATACGCCGCAGGTGCAACTGGTAATTACCCTTGGCGATAAATTCGGCCACGGCCAATTGCGGTTGGGTGACGGTGGCGCCAGAGCCGATGAACTTCATATGCAGCACCTGGGGCAGGTAACGCCCCGGGGCGATCCAGCCGACGCGCAGGCCAGGGGCCACGGTCTTGGAAAACGAACTGCACAACACCACGCGGTTGTCTTCATCGAAGGACTTGAGCGAGCGTGGCCGCGGATAGCGATGCGACAGATCACCGTAGATATCGTCTTCGATAATCGGCACGTCGAAGCGTTGGGCCATGCGGATCAGCTTGAGCTTGCGCTCGTCGGGCATGATGTAGCCCATGGGGTTGTTACAGTTGGCGGTCAATTGGATGACCTTGATCGGCCACTGCTCCAGGGCCATCTCAAGGGCTTCCAGGTTGATGCCGGTCACCGGGTCGCTGGGGATCTCCAGCGCCTTGAGACCGGCCGCCTTGAGGATCTGCATCATCCCGTAATAGCTCGGCGAGGCGATCGCCACGATATCGCCGGGCGCGCAAATCGCGCGGATCGCGGTGGACAGGGCCTCCTGGCAGCCGCTGGTGACAATCAGGTCGGCCGGGGTCAGGCGAACACCCGCATCGATGGACAGCCGGGCGATCTGTTCACGCAAGGCCAATACACCCTGGATGTGGCTGTATTGCAGGCTGGTGTTGTCGCTGCGCCGGCTGATACGGGCCATGGCGGTCAGCAGCGGCTTGAGAGTCGGCACGCTGATGTCCGGCATACCGCACCCCAGTTGCACGATACCGGCGCCTTGATCGAGGCGTATCAGTTCCTGGACCATGTCCCACTGGGAAATGTCCACCGGCCGCAGGATGGGTCGGCCCATCTGCGGCAAAGGCGCCACGCGCCGGTCCGACGGCACGAAATAGCCCGACTTGGGACGCGATACCGCCAACCCCGAACATTCCAATACACGGTAGGCCTGTTGCACGGTCGTCAGGCTGACGCCGTGCTCATGGCTGAGGGTGCGTACAGATGGCAACCGCTCACCGGGCCCGTACAGGCCCTGCTCGATGCGGCTGCTGATGAATTCGGCGAGGTTCAGGTATAGAGTCATAGGCCCGACTGTAGCTTCTGATCTGTCGCTTAAGAAGTTACAGATTGGCCTTTTTTTGAAAAATTTTCAGCATAAAACCCCAATCTGTATTCAAAAGATTGAGTTCTGCTGTATCTGCAATACACGTCGTCGCCTTGGGATGATAGGTCCCATAACAGTGCACGAGACCTTGGACAAGGTGGGTACAAATGTAGTTACAAAATAGTAAAGCAGCACTGTACGCACCAAATTTTCAGAAATGCCCTACAAAGCAAGCACCTGACAAACCAACCAGGTGTTTGAATCTGCCCAGCGAATACCAAATGGATCAAGCGCTATGACGACAAGGACGACGCTCACACCGCAGATGGCCGAGTACGAACAGAAATTCACCGATGCCGGTGAAGTTCGATGGCTGCCCTATTTGATGTACTTCCACCCCACTGACCATGCTTCCCCCGTGGTCAATACCGATTCATCCGGCTTTCGCTACTCCGAGTCATTGGGCACCCGCTATTCGGTGGTCGATGGTATCAAGGGTAATGGCCCGGTACGCCTGTTGGCGGGCAGCTCCACCGTGTTCGGCATTGGCGCCAGCGCCGACAGCTGGACCCTAGCTTCGCGCCTCACGAAGAACGATCCCCGTGGCCAGCGCTGGGTCAACTTCGGCGGCCGCAGCTTCAACTCTACCCAAGAGCTGGTGCTGTTCACCCTCAACCGGCACCACCTGCCCAAGGTGGATGAAATCGTGCTGTTCTCCGGTTTCAACAACCTTGGCCTGGCACGTCAGCCTCACGCCTATCGGGGCGAGCACGGCGCGTTTTTCAACTGCCATCAGTTTTTCGATGCCTTGACGCCACAGCAGCCGACCGCCAGCAACTGGAGCCTGTCGAATCTGTTCGGCAAGCCTCAGGAGCCCGAGCAACCCACGCCGCCGTCGATGCAGGAACAGATCGACTACGCCGCCAACCTGACCTTGCAGCACCTGGATATCTGGCGCGCCTTGGCCACCGACATGGGTGCGAAGCTGACGTTCATCCTGCAACCGCTCGCCGGCTGGGTCCGCGAGACCGGCAGCCATGAGGAAGAGCAACTGTTTGCCGAACTCGACCAACTCGGCAATTTCACCGAGGTGTATGGCGACATCCTGCAAACCTCGGTGCGCGAAGCCTACGCCCAGCGCTTGCGCGACGGGGCGCGGGCCATGGGGGTGGAGTTTGTCGACATCACGCCATTGCTGGCCGAGGCACTGGGCCCGCAAGACTGGCAGTTCGTCGACCGCATCCATTTCACCGATGCCGGCAACGACCTGGTTTCAAAACTTATTCTCGATGTCACCCGCTAAAAGGACTTGCACATGAAATCCATCAAGAAGTTTTTCCAGCGCCTGTTTGGAAAAAAGAAGAAGAAACCTGACTCCTCCATTTATCCGATGTTCTGACGCGGCACTGGAAGGTAATGGCTATGGATGGCTCGATTCCAACACGCATCCCCGCAGACGACAGGTGGCGCGAACTCTATCGTTTGGCGCTGGAGCCTGAATGTTTCCTGGATACGGAGTACCTCGACACCCTGCTGGGCAAAGACGTCGAGCCGGTGCAGTTGCCGCTGCTGTCACAGCGGATCGATGCGTGGCAGTCGGAACAGGCGTCGGCGTATGCCGGCGCCGCCACCGCCGCCGTCGAGCAGCACAACGCCCGCGCTTTTGCCCAGGCATTGGCGGTTTATTCGGCACCGATGGCCTCGGTGCTCGGCTGCTGGCTGCAGGGCCTGAGCGCACCCGGGGTATTTGAAGACCCCGCGCAGCTGCGCCTGATGCAACTGTTTGCCCATGACATCGGCGTCGGCTACCCGAACGCCTCCCGCGGCCATCACTTCAACGCGTTGTTGGGCCAGCTACAGCTGACCACCTACGCCTTGGCGCCGGCGCAATTGGCGACCCTGCCGGACCTGCATGACGACGCGTTCGAACTGCCCGCGCTGTTGCTTGCCCTCAGCCGGCGCAGCGACGCCTACGGTGATGAACTCTGCGGTGTCGATTGGGCCTTGCGCGCCGTCGGGCTTTGCCCGGGCTGGGCAGCCATGGGCCAGCTTGAAGGGCTGGCGCTGGAACTCGGCCGGCTGGATCTGAGCGCGTCATTCCCCGGCCTGGAGCCGGCTTCGTTGCGCCATATCAGCCAATGGGTC
This genomic stretch from Pseudomonas synxantha BG33R harbors:
- a CDS encoding alpha/beta hydrolase family protein, with product MTARSESISIDVDDEQMSGTFLSPKSKVPGVLFVHGWGGSQERDLDRAKGIAGLGCVCLTFDLRGHAGTGIPLSRVTREDNLRDLLAAYDRLLSHPAIDTSAVAVVGTSYGGYLAAILTSLRPVRWLALRVPALYRDQEWLKPKRELDKADLMDYRGTLVRAETNRALHACAQFTGDVLIVESETDDHVPHATIMSYRAACQQTHSLTHRIIDGADHALSDPVSQQAYTSILVDWITEMVVGERLSIIQSR
- a CDS encoding PLP-dependent aminotransferase family protein — translated: MTLYLNLAEFISSRIEQGLYGPGERLPSVRTLSHEHGVSLTTVQQAYRVLECSGLAVSRPKSGYFVPSDRRVAPLPQMGRPILRPVDISQWDMVQELIRLDQGAGIVQLGCGMPDISVPTLKPLLTAMARISRRSDNTSLQYSHIQGVLALREQIARLSIDAGVRLTPADLIVTSGCQEALSTAIRAICAPGDIVAIASPSYYGMMQILKAAGLKALEIPSDPVTGINLEALEMALEQWPIKVIQLTANCNNPMGYIMPDERKLKLIRMAQRFDVPIIEDDIYGDLSHRYPRPRSLKSFDEDNRVVLCSSFSKTVAPGLRVGWIAPGRYLPQVLHMKFIGSGATVTQPQLAVAEFIAKGNYQLHLRRMRKQYKRNGDLMSEWVNRYFPAGTRVSQPQGGFTLWVELPGEFDTYALNRLLEAQDVQVANGNIFSAAGKYRNCIRLNFANPPTRKVEMAVQKVGQTVGQLIQMELENPLTAQQWQPQPSAF
- the tam gene encoding trans-aconitate 2-methyltransferase — translated: MTWSAKQYTLFEQQRTRPVRDLVAAIPETDVRTAVDLGCGPGNSTAVLAERFPQARVTGMDSSDDMLADARERLPALSFELADIGAWSPAQKFDVILANASLQWLPDHAGLYPHLVNQLNPGGTLAVQTPDNLDEPAHRLARDVAADGPWSAKIGAVKHNERHTASYYYELLSKHCSTVDVWRTTYQHPLADHAAVVEWFKASALRPFLAPLTDDEKAAFLQQYQARIAQAYPALADGTVLLPFPRLFIIATR
- a CDS encoding cysteine hydrolase family protein; translated protein: MAKQALILIDIQNDYFPQGKWPLDGVEAAADKAAQVLQAFRQAGDAVIHVRHEFEGDDAPFFTPGSDGARLHDKVLNEGDEPVVLKHFVNAFRQTNLRELLEQRSITDLVVVGSMSHMCVDAVVRAAADLGYKVTVIHDACATRDQAFNGQVIPAAQVHGAYMASLAFGYAGVMSAQEYLQTQTAAA
- a CDS encoding DUF3182 family protein; translated protein: MTPTNRNKLVVAHSTREGAPLHEVETNRALARWLAQILGLKFGGSYDPQMHAGRELYLLPTQTLVGPALALKLDVRGPEDLWGGYVDHDFICTKAISHGLLSPEAKAPEGWSPIFCERVRDVVLDGLSVFALEDAKPAAARLLYSGPIRMKPVHACAGRGQEVIHSLDEFDAIVARPDAAKLFSAGVVLEQDLHDVVTHSVGQSFIGEHVFSYCGEQYLTQDGQGEEVYGGSNLLVVPGYYEDLLQLALPDDVRQAIEQARVFDNAADEAYPGFYASRRNYDIAQGLDSNGQRRSGVLEQSWRMGGASSAEVAALQSFINNPSLKAIRVSSVETYVDQALPADAIEVYRGPAENSDFLLKYVTVQSYDG
- a CDS encoding SGNH/GDSL hydrolase family protein; amino-acid sequence: MTTRTTLTPQMAEYEQKFTDAGEVRWLPYLMYFHPTDHASPVVNTDSSGFRYSESLGTRYSVVDGIKGNGPVRLLAGSSTVFGIGASADSWTLASRLTKNDPRGQRWVNFGGRSFNSTQELVLFTLNRHHLPKVDEIVLFSGFNNLGLARQPHAYRGEHGAFFNCHQFFDALTPQQPTASNWSLSNLFGKPQEPEQPTPPSMQEQIDYAANLTLQHLDIWRALATDMGAKLTFILQPLAGWVRETGSHEEEQLFAELDQLGNFTEVYGDILQTSVREAYAQRLRDGARAMGVEFVDITPLLAEALGPQDWQFVDRIHFTDAGNDLVSKLILDVTR
- a CDS encoding lysylphosphatidylglycerol synthase domain-containing protein; translation: MTSEKNGSRFQRWKKPLTIAFFLLLIVLFTLLARRIDWSEVLQTLSDFKVSTLLIAGALTLCSFIVYACFDLIGRTYIRQPLRWKQILPVGIISYAFNLNLSAWVGGIAMRYRLYSRLGVSTSNIAKILGLSLATNWFGYMALAGVVFSSGLVTLPPGWKLSTGALQGVGVLLVIASLGYLAACRFSKKRAWSIRGIEINLPSLRMACLQLALGALNWSLMAAVIFTLLPAKLDYPLVLGVLLISAIAGVVTHIPAGLGVLEAVFIGLLQHEASRGSLLAGLIAYRAIYFICPLLIALVMYLGVEAKAKALRVKKTPA
- a CDS encoding GlxA family transcriptional regulator; the protein is MAVERATLELGVLIYQGAQLAAVHGLTDLFGVANRIAAEYQSAQLPLLRVSHWQVDAHGTPARVFDSDPAPAQPMMALLVPPSIGEFTEDQAPPALLEWIRQQHAAGTVLGGVCIGSIMLARSGLLDGRSATAHWSSSESFAARYPAVRLEADKPIVDDGDLITTAGLMAWSELGLRLVDRLMGPSVAADTARFLVIEHSDSARQCASNFAPILRHGDSAILKVQHWLQASGAVDVSVAAMAQEANLEERTFLRRFRSATGLKPTEYCQHLRVGKARQMLEFTNGTIDHIAWTVGYQDPSAFRAIFKKITGLTPSDYRTRFGV